The following DNA comes from Terriglobia bacterium.
GTGTTTATGCAAAGCTCGTCGGTCTGTTTTCGATCTGCAGCCACGACACTCATGCGTCCTCCTATCCTCTCACCAACTCTTTCTTGCTTTCAGGGCCTGTGGCGCCCGCTGCCTTCCCATAAGATCCGCTATCTCCCGGCTGCCATGGCGCCCCCAAGGATGTGCTTCTCGATTCCGTCCGCGAAACCTTCTTCCGCATTCGACGTCGTCACATATCGGGCTGCCTTCTTGACGGCCTCACTCCCATTGCCCATGGCAATCGAGAGACCTGCCCGCGCAAACATCTCCACGTCATTCGGCCCGTCACCGATGGCGGCGATTCGATCGGCGGGAATCTGAAGAATCCGGGAAAGACTCGTGATTACTGAGCCTTTGTTGGCGCTCTTGACGGTGATGTCGACAAACCGGGGTTGTGATTGCGTCGCTGCAAGTTCTGTCCCCAGCTTCTGGCGGATCCTCTGCGCACACAACGCGACAATCTCCGGCTTCCCGACCACTGTCAGTTTGGGACAGTCTTCAAACCCCTCTTCAATCCCTTCGACAATCCTCGCCGCGAATCCCACGGTATGTTCTTCACGTTCGACATACTCATCGCGACGCCGGGCAAACCATTCCCATTCCCGATAAGCCCAAAGGTTCAGATCAAATTCTTTGGCGATGACCCATACCTGGTTGATCAAAGCCACCGGAATCACCTGCTTTTCGAGCACTCTCCCCTCTGGCGTGGCCACCTGGGCACCATTGAATGGAGCGAAGGGGAGCACGATCTCGAGCGCTTTGAGGAGCATCTCGAGGCCGCGCGGAGGACGAGAACTCGCAATTGTAAAACCGATGCCATGCTCCTTCAGCCCAAGCACAACCCGCTTTGTCCGGGGCGTGATCTCATGGTTGGATGTAATCAGGGTTCCATCGACATCAGAAACCACCAAACTGATCAGGTTCGTCATAATCTTGAAATGCGAACGTTGTCTGCCAAAGGTGAATCTCCTCGCACCTTCCCCCGCTTCATCGGACGGACTTGAGGACTCCACCCGCGCTCCATTAACGACCCCACAAAAGTGGTCAGCCCGACCCCTGCACTCGCTGGCCCTCTGCAACAGAGCAAATGGCCGTTGCGCCTAATCCAAATAGTGTCTCCTTCGATGAAGCGAGTCTCTCACAAGTCAAATTGAAAATCAATCAACGGGCCTTCTGACTCTTGAGGGCCCCTCCGTGGTTGTCTGAAAAGCGCCCTGAAGCCCGTGGGAGTTCGCGTTTTTGACTCTCTTCGCGCTCTCCACTATAATTCACCGGCCTTGACCTGAAGCGGGGGATGACTGACCTGCCTGCGCCGCCGGTGGTTGACACGCGAAGGTCACCCTGCGTCCGGGCCTGCGCTCGCTTGGCATTGAACCGTTGCTCACAATATCGTCCAACGATATAATACTGTCCAGATGATTCGGCGGGAGGTCCCGGGATGACCGCAACCTTTCAAATGCCCTTAACGAAGCGACAATTCGAGCGGATTGCCGCCTTCCGGCATGCCTTGCGCCGCTTCTTGCGACACAGCGAAAGGGCGGTTCGCAACCAGGGGGTCACCCCCCAACAATATCACCTTATCCTCGCCATTAAGGGGTTCCCTAAACGGAACTTCGCTTCGATCGGAGAACTCGCTGAACAGCTCCAGCGCAACCATCACAGTGTAGTTGAGCTGATCAACCGGACCGAGCGGCTGGGCCTGGTCAAGCGGCGGCCCAGCACGGAGGATCGCCGCCAAGTTTTCGTTGAGTTGACTGTCAAGGGAGAACGGATGCTGGAACGATTGATCCATGAACATAGGGCAGAGTACCGCATTCTGCATTCAAGCCTGACGACGCTCATGGAAAGCCGTGTGGGATCAGGTGGACAGAAATTGAGTCAGTGGGGTTAGGGGTCCGTATTCCAGGTCGAATCTCAACCCCCACAACAAGAGCGGCGGTAGCTTGCCGGGCCTCCCCCAATTCCCAATAGACTTTTCCTTGCCTCTCCGGATCCCAAGCCCATCGAGGGAATAAAGCTTGCCTCGTCCTTCGTGAATTGAAGAGAAATAAAAACGGAGGAGACCGCCGATCTCCCCCGTCTTATGGGTGGGCACTTATTTTACAGAGGTAATTTGAGAGAGGACTGGGGATAGGAGAGCAAGTGAAAACTTCAACCCGCTTATGATAAGATGTCCTTAAGATACGCATGATTTAAAGTCCGTCTCGTCGAACCCTCTCAAGACCCACAATACTCAGACCACGAAACAATTTCAGGTGCAACCGGGTGTTGATGAAAGTCGTCCAGTTGAAGATCTCCTGACGACCGAGTGAACTAAATCAAAAAATGAATTTCAGAACTGAGCAGCCTTTAGATGGGGAACATTAGACGAGGGGAGGAGCACGTTGGGCGCGTGAGGAAAAACTCTCAATAAACGGCAAAGACGGTTCGGGGATTTGGCAACATTCGACCCTTGAGGGAACCGGGTCCAGATTGACCGGGGTCGCCGGAGGGGTGCTATCGAAGGTGGACCACAAGCAGGCGATACAGACGGTCTCCTTCTCTGGATCTGTGCTTCGAGAATCCTTTTGAAGAGACGCCGCGGACGGGATCGCATCAAACAAATGAGCAATGGAAAGATGGCAAACGTGAAAATCGTCGGCCGTCGAAAAGGTGGGGAACAACAAAAACACCAGGGCCAGGAGGCTCAAGAACGAGGCGCCGCGATTCTTACGAAGTAAGATGATCACCGGTCTGTTCATCAGAGTGGTTCACCCCGACTTTTCAGGGCGCCTGGGGTGGGGATCCTTCTTGCCCTCCGGGAGGTCACGTGCCCCTCTCTATTTACACCATCTCCCTCCTCCCCTTGGGGAGAGAGCCTTTGAGCCACAACCTGAGCAGTCAGAAAACGTATCCTAGTTCCGGTGAACCTAAAATTCAAGGAAAAACTTTCAAGGCGTGGCACCTGCTTTTTCGAAATGTTCGAAGAGCACCCTGGCCAGCTGGGCAATCGTAAGAGTGGCGGCATTGTCAGGAGTCCACCGGGCGTCCGCGGAATTCCATGTGAAGATCGCCATTAGATACGTCCCTCTTCGGGTGAAGACCAATCCCACATCGTTCCGGACACGATCCAACGCCCCCGTTTTATTTGCGACCTGAATCCCGCTTGCGTTTTCCCCCAGATCGTCATAACTGATGTAGCGGGGAATCTGATCGCGGTCCCGCTGCTTCTTAAGGATGGAAATCATGGCTTCGGAACTGGCCTTGTCGACGAGGTCGCCGCGCGCCAGCATTTCCAAAAGCTTGAGCATGTCTGCGGGCGTAGTGACACCCAAACCAAATTTCTTCTGTTCCTCACTTGGCTTCGGCGGCGGGAGGAATACTTTTTTGAAAAGCCTTGTATGAACCAGCCCCAACCTTTCCATCCGGGAGTTCACGGCATCAATGCCAACGGAATCGATCACCATGTTCGTCGCAGTGTTATCGCTCAAGGCAATCATCAAAGTGAGCGCGTCCCGCAGGGGCAGGATCAAACCATCGGAAAGGTCCTGCAAAATACCCGAGCCCTGAACCAGGTTCGCTTTATCCAGCAAGAGCAGTGAATCGAGTGGCGTTCGGCCTTCCTGCGCCTGATAAAACGCTTCTACCATGATCGGGAGTTTGATGACGCTGGCGGTCTGCACTTCTTCGCGGGCATTAATCTCTATGAGTTCACCGGTGCGGAGATTCTTGGCGGCAAGCGCGACGTTTCCTTTAGAGCCGTTGATAATTTGCTGAAGTTGAACGCGAGCGTCCGGGGTGTTTGCTCGTCCATAGTCCCATTGTCCCCACGTTAGAAAGAGAATGAGAGTGGGAACCGCCAACCGAAGAATCTTGAGGTAACGCATGCAGTCACCTTTGGAAGGATGAAACTCCCGAGTGTTATTTATAGATGAGATACTTTTCGCGGATTTTCTTGAAACGGTCTTCATCGGCCGACAAAAAGCGGTGAAGGCTCTTCATATCAGCGCCATTCCCCAGCTGTTGCAAAAGCGCTTCGCTACCCAGGAGCGGGAGAATTTTCTCGATCTGAAACTTGACGGGATAGAGTTGCTGCAGGGCTGACACAACGGCCAGCATCGCCTTCCCCGTATCGAACGAATCCCGCTCCACCACCATGAGAAAGATGCCGCCACAAGATTCATTCGCAAAGGGCCGGGCACTTGGAGTGAAGTGAATTGGATACACCCGCAACCCGGCCACTCGTGCGGCGAGAACTTTTTTTGCCAGCTGGACCCCGTCAATCCAGGGAGCGCCCAACACCTCAAAGGGAGTGTCGGTTCCACGTCCGACGGAGACATTGGCCCCCTCAACAACCGCTACCGCGGGGTAGAGGAGTGCTTCGTTCATATTTCGCAAGTTGGGCGAGGGAGGAACCCATGGGAGCCCGGTCTCATCGTACCATTGCCACCGACGCCACCCCCGCATCTGAATCACTTCCAAATCCGCCCCGATCTTCTTTTCCTCATTGAACAGTTGAGCCAATTCGCCCACCGTCATGGCATGGCGGGTCGGCATCCCGGGAAAATAGCCCACAAAAGACGCATGCTTGGGATCGAGTGCCGGGCCTTCCACACGCAGCCCTGTAATGGGGTTTGGTCGATCGAGCACCACATACTTGAGATGGTGCTGTGCCGCGGCTTCCATGGTGTAGGCCAGGGTCGTAATATAAGTGTAAAAACGGGCCCCCACATCCTGAATGTCGTACACGAGGGTATCGATTCCCTGCAGCATCTCATCAGTCGGCCGCCTCTGCTTCTCTGAATACAGGCTGTAAACGGGGAGATGGGTCTTTTCATCCACGGTGGAAGTCACCGGCCGGTCTTCGATGCCGCGAATCCCGTGTTCCGGAGAAAAAAGCGCGACCAACTTGACACCCGGCGCCCTCGAGAGAAGGTCAATGGTGCTGGTCCACCCGCGGTCGATGCCGCTCTGGTTTGTAATCAACCCGATTCGACGTCCCTGAAGTTGAGAAAAGTCGGAAGCGATGAGGACATCCAATCCTGTCTGAATGTCGCCGGCAGCCATTGTCATCGGCAACAGGATCAGGAAAAACACGCCCAGAACGAGGGATCGAATCACGGCGGCCAACAGGTACCGCTCCTCTAGAGAGCTCGGTCGCCACCTAGCCGGAATCCGCCACCCAGCCCACCACTCAGCGCTTGTGCCACTTAAAAGTGGGGCGTTGATCTTCAAACACTCCTGAACATGCCCAGGTATCAGTGGATTTGGGCGTCCCGGCGGCATGATGTCAAACTCCTCTCCCTTGTCACACAGACCGTCTTGTCTTATATCGTTTTGCGGATGGAAATGTCAATTGGCAAGCACTCGAAGCCAGATTCTCATCGGGCGGGGGCAGAGTGAGCGCAGGACCTCCCTCCTCAATTCCAAGAGGGAGGTCCTCTGTGCGTGGGGGATATTTGAGTCGGATGACTCTAGTAAGCCTCAAGAAATTTGTCGAGATCGTACTGTTTGATCTTGCGGTAGAGCGTCTTCGGGGAAATGGCAAGCAGTTCTGCGGCCTTGCCACGATGCCAGTGGGTCTTTTGGAGAACACTTGCGATTTGCCGCTTCTCCATTTCGACGAGCGACACCGCGTCGCCGGCGTACCCTTCAGTCTCTCTCCCGGGGGCGGATATGTACTCCAGGATGTCCTCCGGCAAATCCTCGACGTCAATCAGCATGTGCGGGGAAATCAGCAGGACGCGCTCGACCATGTTCCGGAGTTCCCGCACATTGCCGGGCCATGGATAACGCTTCAGGAGCTCCATGGCCGGATCTGAAAAGCGCCTCTGGTGCGTTCGATCAAACTCCTCGAGAAACTGGTGGAGAAGGAGAGGAACATCGTCCCGCCGCTCCCG
Coding sequences within:
- a CDS encoding HAD family hydrolase — protein: MTNLISLVVSDVDGTLITSNHEITPRTKRVVLGLKEHGIGFTIASSRPPRGLEMLLKALEIVLPFAPFNGAQVATPEGRVLEKQVIPVALINQVWVIAKEFDLNLWAYREWEWFARRRDEYVEREEHTVGFAARIVEGIEEGFEDCPKLTVVGKPEIVALCAQRIRQKLGTELAATQSQPRFVDITVKSANKGSVITSLSRILQIPADRIAAIGDGPNDVEMFARAGLSIAMGNGSEAVKKAARYVTTSNAEEGFADGIEKHILGGAMAAGR
- a CDS encoding class A beta-lactamase-related serine hydrolase → MRYLKILRLAVPTLILFLTWGQWDYGRANTPDARVQLQQIINGSKGNVALAAKNLRTGELIEINAREEVQTASVIKLPIMVEAFYQAQEGRTPLDSLLLLDKANLVQGSGILQDLSDGLILPLRDALTLMIALSDNTATNMVIDSVGIDAVNSRMERLGLVHTRLFKKVFLPPPKPSEEQKKFGLGVTTPADMLKLLEMLARGDLVDKASSEAMISILKKQRDRDQIPRYISYDDLGENASGIQVANKTGALDRVRNDVGLVFTRRGTYLMAIFTWNSADARWTPDNAATLTIAQLARVLFEHFEKAGATP
- a CDS encoding MarR family transcriptional regulator, producing the protein MTATFQMPLTKRQFERIAAFRHALRRFLRHSERAVRNQGVTPQQYHLILAIKGFPKRNFASIGELAEQLQRNHHSVVELINRTERLGLVKRRPSTEDRRQVFVELTVKGERMLERLIHEHRAEYRILHSSLTTLMESRVGSGGQKLSQWG
- a CDS encoding DUF1343 domain-containing protein: MAAVIRSLVLGVFFLILLPMTMAAGDIQTGLDVLIASDFSQLQGRRIGLITNQSGIDRGWTSTIDLLSRAPGVKLVALFSPEHGIRGIEDRPVTSTVDEKTHLPVYSLYSEKQRRPTDEMLQGIDTLVYDIQDVGARFYTYITTLAYTMEAAAQHHLKYVVLDRPNPITGLRVEGPALDPKHASFVGYFPGMPTRHAMTVGELAQLFNEEKKIGADLEVIQMRGWRRWQWYDETGLPWVPPSPNLRNMNEALLYPAVAVVEGANVSVGRGTDTPFEVLGAPWIDGVQLAKKVLAARVAGLRVYPIHFTPSARPFANESCGGIFLMVVERDSFDTGKAMLAVVSALQQLYPVKFQIEKILPLLGSEALLQQLGNGADMKSLHRFLSADEDRFKKIREKYLIYK